The following are encoded together in the Mumia sp. Pv4-285 genome:
- a CDS encoding DNA polymerase domain-containing protein → MPAAATEVEAGGRAVRVSSPDRIVYEATERTPAITKLQVCEYFATVGEVLLSSVAERPTAMERWPDGWREGMRLATGPQDRGADGFYQKRLPKGAPDFVETVKITFPSGRTADELCPTEAASLVWAAQMGALTFHPWPVRRPDVDHPDELRIDLDPQEGTSFADAQRVAEVARELLEELGLRGYPKTSGNRGIHIYVRIQPTWTFDDVRHAAIGLGRELERRDGGVTTAWWKEERGSRLFLDYNQNLRDRTIASAWSLRARPGAPVSTPMSWAALSAVKDPRDFNLTTVPDYLADGDPWADIDSTAYSLDPLLSLWESLPGGELNWPPDYPKQPGEPPRVQPSKKVAEHWDDDGNRVAT, encoded by the coding sequence ATGCCTGCAGCAGCGACCGAGGTGGAGGCCGGCGGCCGTGCCGTGCGCGTCTCCAGCCCTGACCGGATCGTGTACGAGGCGACCGAGCGGACTCCGGCGATCACCAAGCTCCAGGTCTGCGAGTACTTCGCGACCGTCGGCGAGGTGCTGCTCTCCTCGGTCGCAGAACGCCCGACGGCGATGGAGCGATGGCCGGACGGCTGGCGTGAGGGGATGCGGCTGGCGACCGGTCCGCAGGACCGCGGTGCCGACGGCTTCTATCAGAAGCGGCTGCCCAAGGGAGCGCCCGACTTCGTCGAGACGGTCAAGATCACGTTCCCTAGCGGACGGACAGCGGACGAGCTCTGTCCCACCGAAGCGGCGTCGCTGGTGTGGGCCGCCCAGATGGGCGCTCTCACCTTCCATCCGTGGCCGGTTCGGCGACCCGACGTCGATCATCCCGACGAGCTGAGGATCGACCTCGATCCGCAGGAAGGGACCTCGTTCGCCGACGCGCAGCGCGTCGCGGAGGTTGCCAGAGAGCTGCTCGAGGAGCTCGGGCTGCGCGGCTATCCGAAGACCAGCGGCAACCGGGGCATCCACATCTACGTACGCATCCAGCCGACGTGGACCTTCGACGACGTGCGTCACGCGGCCATCGGCCTGGGGCGCGAGCTGGAGCGTCGCGACGGTGGCGTCACCACCGCGTGGTGGAAGGAGGAGCGAGGCTCTCGGCTCTTCCTGGACTACAACCAGAACCTGCGCGACCGGACGATCGCGAGCGCGTGGAGTCTGCGCGCACGCCCCGGAGCGCCTGTCAGCACCCCCATGTCGTGGGCGGCGCTCTCTGCGGTCAAGGACCCACGAGACTTCAATCTGACGACTGTCCCGGACTATCTCGCCGACGGCGACCCCTGGGCGGACATCGACTCCACTGCGTACTCGCTCGACCCTCTGCTCAGCCTGTGGGAATCGCTGCCGGGGGGAGAGCTGAACTGGCCGCCCGACTACCCGAAGCAACCGGGCGAGCCACCGCGGGTGCAGCCCAGCAAGAAGGTCGCGGAGCACTGGGACGACGACGGCAACCGCGTCGCGACCTGA
- a CDS encoding DNA polymerase IV, whose translation MWVLHVDLDQFIAAVEVLRRPELAGLPVVVGGRGDPTERGVVSTASYEAREFGVRSGMPLRTAAKKCPDAVFLPVDKPTYDAASEGVMDALRSLETAVEILGWDEAFVAVPDEVADADGAVAFAKAIQARVLERTMLHCSVGIGDNKIRAKNATDLGKPRGTFVLTRDNWWSVVGDRPVDGVWGIGGKMAARFARLGITTVRELGAADDEVLAKEIGPTMGPWYRRLARGVDTSPVDPTPWVPRSHGHEVTFQVDLTDPAEVEAEVRRLAEQAAYDVVEDGRPAVRVRLKIRYVPFETRTRSMTLPQPTSDAVTIADAAAALLERTDRTRAVRLVGVAAEMAAPE comes from the coding sequence ATGTGGGTGCTTCACGTCGACCTGGACCAGTTCATCGCCGCGGTCGAGGTGCTGCGCCGCCCTGAGCTGGCCGGCCTCCCCGTCGTCGTCGGGGGCCGCGGTGACCCGACCGAGCGTGGGGTGGTCTCGACCGCCTCGTACGAGGCGCGCGAGTTCGGGGTCCGGTCGGGGATGCCGCTGCGCACCGCGGCCAAGAAGTGCCCCGACGCGGTGTTCCTCCCGGTCGACAAGCCCACGTACGACGCTGCTTCCGAGGGCGTGATGGACGCGTTGCGCAGCCTCGAGACCGCCGTCGAGATCCTCGGCTGGGACGAGGCGTTCGTCGCGGTGCCCGACGAGGTGGCCGACGCAGACGGTGCGGTCGCCTTCGCCAAGGCGATCCAGGCGCGAGTGCTCGAGCGCACCATGCTGCACTGCTCCGTCGGCATCGGCGACAACAAGATCCGAGCCAAGAACGCCACCGACCTCGGCAAACCTCGCGGCACCTTCGTGCTCACCCGTGACAACTGGTGGTCGGTGGTCGGCGATCGGCCGGTCGACGGCGTGTGGGGCATCGGCGGCAAGATGGCCGCACGGTTCGCACGCCTGGGCATCACGACCGTGCGCGAGCTCGGGGCGGCCGACGACGAGGTGCTGGCGAAGGAGATCGGCCCGACGATGGGCCCGTGGTACAGGCGGCTCGCCCGCGGCGTCGACACCTCGCCGGTCGATCCGACGCCGTGGGTGCCGCGCTCCCACGGTCACGAGGTCACGTTCCAGGTCGACCTCACCGATCCCGCTGAAGTGGAGGCGGAGGTGCGCCGACTCGCCGAGCAGGCGGCGTACGACGTCGTCGAGGACGGCCGCCCGGCCGTCCGGGTGCGGCTCAAGATCCGTTACGTGCCTTTCGAGACCCGCACCCGCAGCATGACGCTCCCCCAGCCGACCTCCGACGCGGTCACGATCGCCGACGCCGCCGCAGCGCTGCTGGAACGGACCGACCGCACGCGCGCCGTGCGCCTGGTCGGGGTTGCCGCCGAGATGGCGGCGCCGGAGTAG
- a CDS encoding GntR family transcriptional regulator — MFDGPEPIYIQIADQIRAQILSGDLPEEAQVMSTTQYATTFRINPATAAKAFGILVDEGLIEKRRGLGMFVAAGAHERLLDEHRAAYLERVFRPAVEQADLLGIPRERLVAYLEGPQTASPAPIAESETR; from the coding sequence GTGTTCGACGGACCAGAGCCGATCTACATCCAGATCGCCGACCAGATCCGCGCGCAGATCTTGAGCGGCGACCTGCCCGAGGAGGCACAGGTGATGTCCACGACGCAGTACGCGACCACGTTCCGCATCAACCCGGCTACCGCCGCGAAGGCGTTCGGCATCCTCGTCGACGAGGGTCTGATCGAGAAGCGCCGCGGGCTCGGCATGTTCGTCGCCGCCGGCGCGCACGAGCGACTGCTCGACGAGCACCGCGCGGCGTACCTCGAGCGCGTGTTCCGCCCCGCCGTCGAGCAGGCCGACCTGCTCGGCATCCCTCGGGAGCGCCTCGTCGCCTATCTCGAGGGCCCGCAGACCGCATCCCCCGCTCCGATCGCAGAAAGCGAGACGCGATGA
- a CDS encoding ATP-binding cassette domain-containing protein — protein MTTPYGAELRDVTLRYGKREPALDQASFTIRPGTVTGLLGRNGAGKSTALALLASLRRPTSGAVLVDGVDPFENAVVMAGVQLVRESGDVVRDSPINDTLGYYSEVRPHWDADYAAALLDLFGIDPSKDPNKLSRGKQSALGCTIGLAARAPLTIFDESYLGMDAPSRYAFYDALLDDYTEHPRTIIVSSHLIEEVERLFEDVVVLHEGRAVVAETADVLRDRAVSVVGPTSAVTKLADGRHTLSTRTLGGSTQITVQGALDPAEVARARDLGVEIARVSIQDLFIHLTQETHPMKEDRR, from the coding sequence ATGACCACCCCGTACGGAGCAGAGCTCCGCGACGTCACTCTGAGGTACGGCAAGCGCGAGCCCGCCCTCGACCAGGCGTCCTTCACGATCCGCCCCGGTACGGTCACCGGATTGCTCGGACGCAACGGCGCCGGCAAGTCGACGGCGCTTGCCCTGCTCGCGTCGTTGCGGCGACCCACCTCGGGCGCGGTGCTCGTCGACGGCGTGGACCCGTTCGAGAACGCCGTGGTCATGGCTGGGGTCCAGCTCGTCCGCGAGTCCGGCGACGTCGTCCGCGACTCGCCGATCAACGACACTCTGGGCTACTACTCGGAGGTGCGCCCGCACTGGGACGCCGACTATGCCGCGGCACTGCTCGACCTGTTCGGGATCGACCCCTCCAAGGACCCGAACAAGCTGTCTCGCGGCAAGCAGTCCGCGCTCGGCTGCACGATCGGGCTCGCCGCCCGCGCGCCGCTGACGATCTTCGACGAGTCGTACCTCGGCATGGACGCGCCGAGCCGCTACGCCTTCTACGACGCGCTGCTCGACGACTACACCGAGCACCCGCGCACGATCATCGTCTCGAGCCACCTCATCGAGGAGGTGGAGCGCCTGTTCGAGGACGTCGTCGTGCTCCACGAGGGCCGCGCCGTCGTCGCCGAGACCGCCGACGTCCTGCGCGACCGCGCCGTCAGCGTCGTCGGTCCGACGTCGGCGGTGACCAAGCTCGCCGACGGGCGCCACACGCTCTCCACGCGGACCCTCGGCGGCTCCACCCAGATCACCGTCCAGGGCGCCCTCGACCCTGCCGAGGTCGCCCGCGCGCGCGACCTCGGCGTCGAGATCGCCCGCGTGTCCATCCAGGACCTGTTCATCCACCTCACCCAGGAGACCCACCCCATGAAGGAGGACCGGCGATGA
- a CDS encoding ATP-dependent DNA ligase, giving the protein MELPVMPPVRPMLAKSVKGVPDPAKVDGGLSYEPKWDGFRCIVFRDGDTVEMTSRNTRDLTRYFPELVAAFLENLPERCVLDGEIIVAIDGRLEFEVLQERIHPAASRITRLAEETPASYVAFDLLALGDDDLREEPFELRRARLVEALEDARDPVHTTRTTLDPAIAEDWFGQFEGAGLDGVVAKPLRAPYAENGRTMLKVKHERTADVVVAGYRFHKTSTPEEPLLGSMLLGLYNEAGDLQHVGVCAAFTAARRGELVAELDRLKVDFADHPWGRWAEAEAHQSDRLPGAQSRWSAGKDLSFVPIRPVLVAEVAYEHMEGTRFRHTARFRRWRTDRDPESCTYEQLEEVASYDLAAILA; this is encoded by the coding sequence ATGGAGCTCCCGGTGATGCCGCCGGTACGCCCGATGCTGGCCAAGTCGGTCAAGGGCGTGCCGGACCCGGCGAAGGTCGACGGCGGCCTGTCGTACGAACCCAAGTGGGACGGCTTCCGCTGCATCGTCTTCCGGGACGGCGACACCGTCGAGATGACGAGTCGCAACACCCGTGACCTGACGCGTTACTTCCCCGAGCTGGTCGCAGCGTTCCTGGAGAACCTCCCGGAACGCTGCGTCCTCGACGGGGAGATCATCGTGGCGATCGACGGGCGGCTCGAGTTCGAGGTGCTCCAGGAGCGGATCCACCCGGCCGCCTCACGGATCACGCGCCTCGCCGAGGAGACTCCTGCCTCGTACGTCGCCTTCGACCTGCTCGCGCTCGGCGACGACGACCTCAGGGAGGAGCCGTTCGAGCTGCGCCGCGCGCGCCTGGTGGAGGCGCTCGAGGACGCTCGCGACCCCGTCCACACCACCCGTACGACCCTGGACCCGGCGATCGCGGAGGACTGGTTCGGCCAGTTCGAGGGCGCCGGGCTCGACGGGGTCGTCGCGAAGCCGCTACGAGCGCCGTACGCCGAGAACGGCCGCACGATGCTCAAGGTGAAGCACGAGCGGACGGCCGACGTCGTGGTCGCCGGCTACCGCTTCCACAAGACGTCGACGCCGGAGGAGCCGCTCCTGGGCTCGATGCTGCTCGGGCTCTACAACGAGGCGGGCGACCTGCAGCACGTCGGGGTGTGCGCGGCGTTCACCGCGGCGCGGCGCGGTGAGCTCGTCGCCGAGCTCGACCGGCTGAAGGTGGACTTCGCCGACCATCCGTGGGGGCGCTGGGCCGAGGCCGAGGCGCACCAGTCCGACCGGCTGCCCGGCGCACAGAGCCGGTGGAGCGCCGGCAAGGACCTGTCCTTCGTGCCGATCCGGCCGGTGCTCGTGGCCGAGGTCGCCTACGAGCACATGGAAGGGACGCGGTTCCGTCACACCGCCCGCTTCCGCAGGTGGAGGACGGACCGCGACCCCGAGTCGTGCACGTACGAGCAGCTCGAGGAGGTTGCCTCGTACGACCTCGCCGCCATCCTGGCCTGA
- a CDS encoding MMPL family transporter: protein MFGSLGRYVVRHPWQVILAWIVLAVAVVALAPPLQSTSDEADFLPRDYESIKALEAQADAFPELADTEPAAIVVIDREDGEPLTDEDSAAVEALAEDLSAADIEHLADITANPPSENGVVQTITAGLTEGTDPFDTTLTDSAKELREQAKDAVEGTDLRVGVTGSIAQNLDAEEAASGAEAAVGVATIGLIVVLLLIIFRSPIVALLPIVVITIISQVATGLISIANEAFGLQADSSITVILIVVLFGIGTDYILFLMFRYRERLREGEEPKAAMVHAIERAGEAIASAGGAVIVAFLALVLSSLSIFRSIGPALAIAVAVTVVAALTLIPAVVSLLGTKVFWPSKAWKKEPKGARFAAVGDSLGRHPGRFALASGLLLAVLAIFAFGFKPSFDFSQMSLPDDAESMVASERMLEGYPAGATAPQTVLLRSTDGEPIAQDELAPFGSALGEAEGVAQVADPIPSADGTAALFIVTLDDDPMSDAAMENVEGPIRTTAHDGAPDGAEALVGGTTSIFVDLQDAMVRDYSVVFPVAALLIMVILAVLLRSLVAPLYLMASVGLGFGATLGATVLVFQVFKGEDGLIFMLPIYIYLFVVALGTDYNILMIARLREESRQGKSPHDAAAWAVRHAGPTIAAAGLILAGSFAALMLGGNPLLVSMGFAISFGILVAAFVMSMFFTPSLTALLGHTAWWPGHGDQARPDETDDPVDLAPEELTQKE from the coding sequence GTGTTCGGCTCGTTGGGACGGTATGTCGTCCGTCATCCGTGGCAGGTCATTCTCGCGTGGATCGTGCTCGCGGTAGCAGTGGTCGCTCTGGCCCCACCGTTGCAGTCGACGTCGGACGAGGCCGACTTCCTGCCGCGCGACTACGAGTCGATCAAGGCGCTGGAGGCCCAGGCCGACGCGTTCCCTGAGCTGGCCGACACCGAGCCTGCAGCGATCGTGGTCATCGACCGTGAGGACGGCGAGCCGCTCACCGACGAGGACTCCGCTGCTGTCGAGGCGCTCGCCGAGGACCTGAGCGCCGCAGACATCGAGCACCTCGCCGACATCACGGCGAACCCGCCGTCGGAGAACGGTGTCGTCCAGACCATCACGGCTGGGCTCACGGAAGGCACGGACCCGTTCGACACGACCCTGACCGACAGCGCCAAGGAGCTGCGCGAGCAGGCCAAGGACGCAGTCGAGGGCACTGACCTGCGTGTCGGCGTGACAGGGTCGATCGCTCAGAACCTCGACGCCGAGGAGGCCGCGAGCGGCGCCGAGGCAGCCGTCGGCGTCGCGACGATCGGTCTGATCGTCGTCCTGCTCCTCATCATCTTCCGGAGCCCGATCGTCGCGCTGCTGCCGATCGTGGTGATCACGATCATCTCCCAGGTCGCGACCGGCCTGATCTCCATCGCCAACGAGGCCTTCGGGCTCCAGGCCGACTCTTCGATCACGGTGATCCTGATCGTCGTGCTGTTCGGCATCGGCACCGACTACATCCTGTTCCTGATGTTCCGCTACCGAGAGCGGCTGCGCGAGGGCGAGGAGCCCAAGGCAGCGATGGTGCACGCGATCGAGCGGGCGGGTGAGGCGATCGCCTCCGCCGGCGGTGCCGTGATCGTCGCGTTCCTGGCCCTGGTGCTGTCGTCGCTGAGCATCTTCCGGTCGATCGGGCCCGCGCTCGCGATCGCCGTCGCGGTGACGGTCGTCGCGGCGCTCACGCTGATCCCGGCTGTCGTCTCGCTGCTCGGCACGAAGGTCTTCTGGCCGTCGAAGGCGTGGAAGAAGGAGCCGAAGGGCGCACGCTTCGCGGCGGTGGGCGACTCGCTCGGACGCCACCCGGGTCGCTTCGCGCTCGCGTCGGGTCTCCTCCTCGCCGTGCTCGCGATCTTCGCCTTCGGCTTCAAGCCGTCGTTCGACTTCTCGCAGATGAGCCTTCCCGACGACGCGGAGTCGATGGTCGCGAGCGAGCGCATGCTCGAGGGCTACCCGGCCGGTGCGACCGCGCCGCAGACCGTCCTCCTGCGCAGCACCGACGGCGAGCCGATCGCCCAGGACGAGCTCGCCCCGTTCGGGTCTGCGCTCGGCGAGGCCGAGGGAGTGGCTCAGGTCGCCGACCCGATCCCCAGCGCCGACGGCACCGCCGCGCTGTTCATCGTGACGCTCGACGACGACCCGATGTCGGATGCGGCGATGGAGAACGTCGAGGGCCCGATCCGTACGACGGCGCACGACGGCGCTCCGGATGGCGCCGAGGCGTTGGTCGGTGGGACGACGTCGATCTTCGTCGATCTGCAAGACGCGATGGTCCGCGACTACTCCGTGGTGTTCCCGGTCGCCGCCCTGCTGATCATGGTGATCCTCGCCGTCCTGCTCCGCAGCCTGGTCGCGCCTCTCTACCTGATGGCGTCGGTCGGCCTCGGCTTCGGCGCGACCCTGGGTGCCACGGTGCTGGTGTTCCAGGTGTTCAAGGGCGAAGACGGCCTCATCTTCATGTTGCCGATCTACATCTACCTCTTCGTGGTCGCGCTCGGCACCGACTACAACATCTTGATGATCGCTCGCCTGAGAGAAGAGTCGCGGCAGGGCAAGAGTCCGCACGACGCCGCAGCCTGGGCCGTACGCCACGCGGGCCCGACCATCGCTGCTGCGGGCCTGATCCTGGCCGGATCGTTCGCTGCACTCATGCTGGGCGGCAACCCGCTGCTGGTGTCGATGGGCTTCGCGATCTCGTTCGGCATCCTCGTCGCCGCGTTCGTGATGTCGATGTTCTTCACCCCGTCGCTGACTGCGCTGCTCGGCCACACGGCCTGGTGGCCGGGACACGGTGACCAGGCGCGCCCGGATGAGACCGACGATCCGGTCGACCTCGCCCCCGAGGAACTGACCCAGAAGGAGTGA
- a CDS encoding ABC transporter ATP-binding protein, whose product MNSLAVEVAGLVMRYGEATAVDGLSLAVEPGTVTAVLGPNGAGKTTTIETCEGYRRPQTGTVRVLGLDPVRDAVQLRPRVGVMLQSGGAWSASYPHEMLRYVARLYADPLDVDALIDRLGLGGIGRTPYRRLSGGQQQRLALATALVGRPELVFLDEPTAGLDPQARRATWELVEELRASGVTVVLTTHFMDEVERLADWVHVLDHGRLIASGSPKSLTSDGAENTLRVDGPAGIDVSGLIAALPAGTQVVEQTPGQYLVSGAIDAALLHAVTGWFAAEGVLLDGIGVRRRTLEDVFLDLTGRELRS is encoded by the coding sequence GTGAATTCCCTCGCCGTGGAGGTCGCCGGCCTCGTCATGCGCTACGGCGAGGCGACCGCTGTCGACGGTCTCAGCCTCGCGGTGGAGCCGGGCACCGTGACGGCTGTCCTCGGTCCCAACGGCGCCGGCAAGACCACGACGATCGAGACCTGCGAGGGATACCGCCGCCCGCAGACCGGCACGGTGCGCGTCCTCGGGCTCGATCCGGTCCGCGACGCGGTGCAGCTCCGTCCTCGGGTGGGCGTCATGCTCCAGAGCGGCGGGGCGTGGTCGGCGTCGTACCCGCACGAGATGCTGCGCTACGTCGCTCGCCTGTACGCCGACCCGCTCGACGTCGACGCCCTGATCGACCGACTCGGCCTCGGCGGGATCGGCCGCACCCCGTACCGTCGCCTGTCCGGTGGCCAGCAGCAGCGCCTCGCCCTCGCCACGGCGCTCGTGGGACGACCCGAGCTGGTGTTCCTCGACGAGCCCACCGCCGGGCTGGACCCGCAGGCACGACGCGCCACCTGGGAGCTCGTCGAGGAGCTGCGCGCGAGCGGCGTCACGGTCGTGCTCACCACCCACTTCATGGACGAGGTCGAGCGGCTCGCCGACTGGGTCCACGTGCTCGACCACGGTCGCCTGATCGCGTCCGGGAGCCCGAAGTCACTGACCAGCGACGGCGCCGAGAACACGCTCCGGGTCGACGGACCGGCGGGTATCGACGTCTCCGGTCTGATCGCAGCGCTGCCCGCCGGGACGCAGGTCGTGGAGCAGACACCCGGCCAGTACCTCGTCTCGGGCGCGATCGACGCGGCGCTGCTGCACGCGGTGACCGGGTGGTTCGCCGCGGAGGGCGTGCTCCTGGACGGCATCGGCGTACGCCGACGCACGCTCGAGGACGTCTTCCTCGACCTCACAGGACGGGAGCTGCGCTCGTGA
- a CDS encoding ABC transporter permease, translating to MSLDFAPRPGAAPVRRMVLAQTVMETRLLMRNGEQLGLALVIPLLLLVAGTSATRVVDLGPGRPIDIITPGVLSLAIVSSAFTSLAIATGFERRYGVIKRLGSTPLPRWGLLVGKIGSVLVVQVAQLVILVLVALWLGWEPHGGAASYGWLVVLALLGTAAFAALALLLAGTLRAEATLAVANLVYVLLVVGGAVLVPLSRYPDAAQTFLSLLPSGALSEAIRTVFDGSAPPTESIVVLLVWAGVAAALTARTFKWE from the coding sequence GTGAGCCTCGACTTCGCACCCCGGCCCGGAGCCGCCCCCGTACGCCGCATGGTGCTCGCGCAGACCGTGATGGAGACGCGCCTGCTGATGCGCAACGGCGAGCAGCTCGGGCTCGCCCTGGTCATCCCTCTCCTGCTGCTGGTCGCCGGGACGTCGGCGACCCGCGTCGTCGACCTCGGCCCCGGGCGCCCGATCGACATCATCACGCCCGGCGTTCTGTCGCTCGCGATCGTCTCGTCCGCGTTCACCTCGCTGGCGATCGCCACCGGGTTCGAGCGCCGCTACGGGGTGATCAAGCGGCTCGGCAGCACGCCGCTCCCCCGGTGGGGCCTGCTCGTCGGCAAGATCGGCTCGGTCCTCGTCGTCCAGGTGGCGCAGCTCGTCATCCTGGTGCTGGTGGCGCTGTGGCTGGGCTGGGAGCCTCACGGCGGTGCCGCGTCGTACGGCTGGCTGGTGGTCCTCGCGCTGCTCGGCACCGCTGCGTTCGCCGCGCTCGCCCTGCTGCTCGCCGGCACGCTCCGGGCCGAGGCGACCCTCGCCGTCGCGAACCTCGTCTACGTCCTGCTCGTGGTCGGCGGTGCGGTGCTGGTGCCGCTCAGCCGCTACCCGGACGCTGCCCAGACCTTCCTTTCCCTGCTGCCCTCGGGTGCCCTGTCGGAGGCGATCCGCACGGTGTTCGACGGCTCCGCGCCGCCGACGGAGAGCATCGTCGTGCTCCTGGTCTGGGCCGGCGTCGCCGCAGCACTGACAGCCCGGACGTTCAAGTGGGAGTGA
- a CDS encoding COX15/CtaA family protein, which produces MIDRFRSPTVGFVRAWAWASLVANIGIIVTGAAVRLTDSGLGCPTWPRCTDASYVPHGELGLHGAIEFGNRMLTFVLVAIAIVTWFVVRAWRPRRPFAVRVATFMALGIPLQAVVGGVVVRLDLNSWSVAIHLAISVALVSLSTVLVRETFLPPGEPADVVPSPVRVLGWTTYAVMWVTVMIGTVVTGAGPHAGDPDTARNGFDPESVTQLHADAVFLLLGLSIGLALAYRAVGAPASAVRAAVVLVGVELGQGLVGFVQYFTDLPEVLVALHLLGAGILAAAATWAAIEARGRTSA; this is translated from the coding sequence GTGATCGACAGGTTCCGCAGCCCGACCGTCGGATTCGTCCGTGCGTGGGCGTGGGCGTCGCTGGTCGCCAACATCGGCATCATCGTCACCGGCGCCGCGGTGCGTCTGACCGACTCCGGGCTCGGATGCCCGACCTGGCCCCGCTGCACCGACGCGTCGTACGTGCCGCACGGTGAGCTCGGGCTCCACGGCGCCATCGAGTTCGGCAACCGGATGCTGACGTTCGTCCTGGTCGCGATCGCGATCGTGACGTGGTTCGTGGTCCGCGCCTGGAGGCCGCGACGCCCGTTCGCCGTGCGTGTCGCGACATTCATGGCCCTCGGCATCCCGTTGCAGGCCGTGGTGGGCGGTGTCGTCGTACGGCTGGACCTGAACTCGTGGTCGGTCGCGATCCACCTCGCGATCTCGGTCGCGCTCGTGAGCCTGTCCACCGTGCTGGTGCGCGAGACGTTCCTCCCCCCGGGCGAGCCAGCCGACGTGGTGCCGTCACCTGTGCGGGTGCTCGGCTGGACCACGTACGCCGTGATGTGGGTGACGGTGATGATCGGCACCGTGGTGACCGGTGCGGGCCCCCACGCCGGCGACCCCGACACGGCACGCAACGGGTTCGACCCCGAGTCGGTGACGCAGCTGCACGCGGACGCGGTTTTCCTGCTGCTGGGTCTCTCGATCGGGCTCGCCCTCGCGTACAGGGCAGTCGGCGCCCCGGCGTCCGCGGTGCGCGCTGCGGTCGTGCTCGTCGGCGTCGAGCTGGGGCAGGGGCTCGTCGGATTCGTCCAGTACTTCACCGACCTGCCTGAGGTGCTGGTCGCGCTCCACCTCCTCGGTGCGGGCATCCTCGCCGCCGCCGCGACCTGGGCGGCGATCGAGGCACGCGGCCGGACCAGCGCTTAG
- a CDS encoding heme o synthase → MSAAHQHPSHPSSGRPRALDVVNAYVGLMKPRIIELLLLTTVPVMFLAAEGVPPLWPVLATLVGGTLSAGSANALNCVFDADIDQQMRRTRRRPLPRHAVTTRSALVFGLVLGVVSTLWLGFLVNWLSAGLALAANVFYVVGYTMLLKRRTSQNIVWGGAAGCFPALIGWTAVTDELAWPPVVLFLVVFFWTPPHFWALAIRYREDYAAADVPMLPSIAPATVVARKIVAYSYAMVATSLILWPITPTGWFYPVAAVVLGAAFIVEAHRLQARARISSELSVLKPMRLFHWSNAYLALLFVAAAIDPFLR, encoded by the coding sequence CTGAGTGCTGCGCACCAGCACCCATCGCACCCGTCGAGTGGTCGTCCCCGGGCTCTCGACGTCGTCAACGCGTACGTCGGGCTGATGAAGCCTCGCATCATCGAGCTGCTCCTGCTGACGACCGTGCCGGTGATGTTCCTCGCTGCCGAGGGCGTCCCGCCACTCTGGCCGGTGCTCGCCACGCTCGTCGGCGGCACCCTGTCGGCCGGCTCGGCGAACGCGCTCAACTGCGTCTTCGACGCCGACATCGACCAGCAGATGCGCCGGACGCGCCGCCGCCCGCTGCCGCGTCACGCGGTCACGACGAGGTCCGCGCTCGTGTTCGGGCTCGTGCTCGGCGTCGTCTCCACGCTCTGGCTCGGCTTCCTGGTCAACTGGCTGTCCGCCGGGCTCGCGCTCGCCGCGAACGTGTTCTACGTCGTCGGCTACACGATGCTCCTCAAGCGGCGCACCTCCCAGAACATCGTCTGGGGTGGCGCAGCCGGCTGCTTCCCGGCCCTCATCGGCTGGACCGCGGTCACCGACGAGCTCGCATGGCCACCGGTCGTGCTGTTCCTGGTCGTCTTCTTCTGGACCCCGCCGCACTTCTGGGCGCTGGCGATCCGCTACCGCGAGGACTACGCCGCGGCCGACGTGCCGATGCTTCCGTCGATCGCGCCGGCGACCGTCGTGGCGCGCAAGATCGTCGCCTACTCGTACGCGATGGTGGCGACGTCGCTCATCCTGTGGCCGATCACGCCCACCGGCTGGTTCTACCCGGTCGCGGCGGTCGTCCTCGGCGCGGCGTTCATCGTCGAGGCCCACCGCCTCCAGGCTCGTGCCCGGATCAGCTCGGAGCTGTCGGTGCTCAAGCCGATGCGCCTGTTCCACTGGTCCAACGCGTACCTCGCGCTCCTCTTCGTCGCCGCGGCGATCGATCCCTTCCTGCGCTGA